Below is a window of Trichosurus vulpecula isolate mTriVul1 chromosome 4, mTriVul1.pri, whole genome shotgun sequence DNA.
ATCCTTTGCTTCAGGTGGagcagaggaggggggaggataaGGGGAAATAGGAATaggacaagaaaaacaaagaaaaggtaatccttgaaatatttttattaatgtaaaGAGAAGACCAGAAAAAATGCACAGACAAGCAGTAAAGCTTTGAACGCTATAGGcagaatttattataaatttaaaaaacaaacttcacATAATAGAGACCTGTAGCTTCATGgacaatctatttttttttgttctatgtgtatgagtatgttctatgtgtataaaaattctcatttttggGTGCCTGTTAGGTTCagaacaaaaatacatttttaaaaaatatggaagCAATGCTAGGTAACAGAAGATCAATATAAGAACATGAGTCTTGCAAATAGTGTCAGGATTGCTAAGGCTTAGTATCAGCTGAGGCTAATGCAGGAAGCTAAGGAcaataaagtgtgtgtgtgtgtgtgtgtgtgtttactatattgggagagacaaaggaagatcaaagaagggacCTTTATTTAAGGGTGGATGAGACTGTAACTGACAAAAGAGATAAGGGGGAATTGCTCAATACTTTTATTCCTGCTTTCTTTGCAAAGGAGGGTGATTTTTACATGGGAAATTAACGACAAAAATGACTTAAGAGGGAACTTATGCCAAGATAAGTATGAAGACAGGAAGAGGACATTCAGCTGCCCTTGTTGAACTAAAGTCACCACtgcccagatgaactacatccttgGGTCCTTAAGACTGTCAAGCATaattgctgagccactgtcagtgatatttgaaagataatGGAAAAATGAGAGAAGTGCCATAAGATTGGATAAGGACAAATGTCCTGAtaaagcaaagagagagagagagagagagagagagagagagagagagagagagagagagagagagagagtcagagaactATAGGCTAGTGAGCGACTTCAATTCTTGGGATAATTCTACCCATTCCTTTGAGGAGAAGACGGTCGTTACAAAGTCTGTGTGGCTTCAAGGTCATGCCAAACcaatcccatttccctttttgcCAGAATTAGTAATCAAATACAGATGAAGGGAATGCTGTGGGTATAGCCTACCTAGCTTTCTGCAAAGCTTTTTGTAAAGTTATCTCATACTACTCTCGTAAAGATGGATAGTTAGGGATTAGATGAGAATAGATTCAGACAAACTGATAACTAATTGGATAGCCAGACTTAAAGTGTAGCTAAGAATAGTTCATTTTCAGTGAAACAGTAAGTTTTTTTGGTGGAGTATTCAAGGGATCTGTGCTTGGACCTAAGCTGTTTAACACTTTtaacttggataaagacatagatggtATGCTCAAACAATTTGTAGATGACATAGTCCTAGGAGGGAGAGCTAATAGGATACAAAAGGATCTTGAGAGGttagagcattgggctgaatccAAACAATACAAATCAATCTATTTTTATAAGTATAGCATGGGTAAGGCATTGACAGTAGTTAacctaaaaaaaattttaggtggtttttagtggactacaagtcTTGATGAGTCAGCAGTGTGGCACAGTTACCAAAAAAACTAATGGGACATTGGCTTCATTAAGAAAGGCATAGTTTCtaggaatagggaggtgataaCACCACTGTCTTTGTCTCCCATCGGATAAAATGTGATAGGAGCAGAACATAGGGTTCCTCAGATGGTGTTCGGTTCCGGGTGTCATGGTTTAAGGTAGATATTGATGAGTTGGAAAGCACACAGAAAAGGTCAGCCAGGATAATGAAGGACCTTGTgtccatgtcatatgaagatCGATTGAAAGAACTAGGGATATTTGGTCTAAAGAAGAGAAAGGTACTGGGGCAGGGGGATGGAAGAGTAACAATAGCTacctcaagtatctgaagggttaATTTTGATTGGTTCCAGAAGGCAGAAGCAGCAACAGTGGAAAGAAATTCAGAGGCAAATACTGCCTGAGAATAAAAGCTGATCAAAAGTAAAAATGGCCTAGGAAGAGCAGTGATGAGTACTCCATCCTTGCAGATTTTCTGGGAGAGGCTGGACAACCACTTGTCAAGTATGTTACAGCGGAGATTTCTTTGGTGTATTCGTCAGACCAGGTGAGTGCTAGGGTCCCTTCTGACTGTAGAAATCTGGGATTTCATGACTcagagaaggatagtgggaaaatTGCCAGAAAATGACAAGCCATTCAAATGGAAATAActaaaatataatttgagatataaatacatatgcacagAGTTAATAAGTAATGTCAGATCAGATGAAGACtgaatttaaaaacatcaaaAGACTAAGTCCTGAACTTTGGGTAAGAGTCCATAATTAAGAGAAAGGGGTCAATCTAAGAAGAAAGGGagctgtcagaggcaggacatcCAGAATAGTATACTTTTgctatttataaaatgttatagACAGGGAAATACAGTCTGAGAAAAAGCCACTGAATTTGTAACTAGATAGCACTTATATTCAAGAATTCCATTGCAGAGTGATAGGGACAGAAGTCAGACTACAGCatggtaaggggaaagggatgctGCACAAATGGAAGTAGTTACAGAGAGATGGTCTGAGAggaatttgggagaaaaaaagtaaatacacGTTTGATGAACAAGTTTCATGATCACCAATTGTGCATGGATAGAGATTGCatgaataaatgggaaataaccccaaaccaagaaaacttaatAAGCTCATTCTTTTCATACATTTGTTAATGGAATTAAAACCAAGGGAGACACAATTTATTGAATCAACTGTACTAACATCTCCCAGTCAGTTCTTACCCTTCTCTAATGATTCCAAAGTCATGTGTAGTGGCTATGGAAGTCATTATTACCTAAGGTGAGAAACCAGCATAAAGATTATTTTGTAAGGCAATCTTCTCCAAACCAAAGTCACAAATACACTTATGCTTCTGAGACAACAAATGTACCTAATTTTCCCATAAAGCTTTAGAAATCGGTTATAGACTAGGTCAAGGGCCCAATTTGAGTGTGAGAGTCAATCTTTTAATATTTAAGGAGGGTTATTTCTGAGATGAGCATTGAGTAACCATCCTTTTGTAACAAGTAATATACTTCAGATTAAATTGAAGAAGTATCAGATAATAAGGTTCTGACACACtaaccaaatgagatgataaaatgCAAAAATCATTCTAGTGCTATGTCAGTTGCTAACACCAACAACAATCTATTGGTAGTAATCAATCATGCACCAGATTTAACAGAGACTACTAAAATGATAATCCAGTTTTCAAAGACAAGCTGATTCTTGCAGTAATACGGATAAAATAATCCTAAATGAAAAAATTCAAGAGCAAGAAAATCTCATCCACTCTATGAAATTAGGAAAGCAAATAAATTAGTTGCATAATCCAACTCAAGTTTCCAAAGCTGATCAagcatatgtattttaaaattattttagttataaatatacaaattgtTTTTTCAAAAAAACCTTTTGGTCAAATGAACTTTAACAGtgtttagaaaaattaaaaaaaagaatttgggataaacacttttaaaatgtatattcttGTTTAGGAAAATCATATGATATTGAAAAATATCCAGAATTCATAAATATGCTCTGTTAAATAAACAAATCCTTTCTAGCCAGTTAAAACAGCATGCCAAAATTGCTTCTTAAATACTGACTGACCGGCTGACTGTTCCCTGCAATAACTTCACCAGCACTTGCTTAATTAGCTTTGGTAAATCAACAAAGGCATTTAAGTTTCCTGTGTAATTACATGATTATTCTtggagaatataaaaataaattgttgCTTTAAAATATACTTATATGCTGCTGAAATAATGAAATCAACGTGAAAAATTTTTAATGGGTTAAACTCAACAGTAAAGTATTTTTTCTAGAGAAAAAATTGGCATTTTTCCACTTAATGATTCTTAAGTATACACACATcctttaatttaaatattaaatcacCTTTATTCTTCCTTAGCCCTTCtgtgctaaagaaaaaaaatgggaaaaactgAATTCTAAATATAACAGACAAAACACTTCTGGTCTCTTAGATCGTTAGGGGCTCAAAAATACCTGTAATGGGCAAAAATATAAAACTCtaggcttattttatttttttgctgcaGTTTAAtgtacatgatttaaaaaaacaatacaaaacagaTGATTGCCATTTGTTTTTGGTATAAAGCTGATTCtacaatatgattttaaaaattcaaactcCATAAAAGTTGTTATTGCAGCCAATAACAAGGCAAGATACATGTGACCAAGCAGAATTTTAAGAAGTATTAATCCCATACCATACCCTATTGTGTAGGGAATAAAATCTACTGAAAACTTTGTTTTACAGGATAAGTATATTAATTTTCCAGTTATGTAGTCAACTTTAGATATTTTTGGAGCAAAATAAACATCTTAAggcagatatacatacatgtatgtatatacacacatgtgtatataggtaAATATaccacacacaaatatatatatatatatatacacacacacaaagtacaGTATCCATCCTGTAGCAGCAAATAAccatgattttgtttttattggaggTTTCCTTATGATCATTACAATGGAAAattcaaagtattttaaaaattattacagCACTGTGGAAAATAGTGGGATAAAAATCCAATTCAGAGAGGCTGAACTCTTTTTTGACAAGAATGAGACACTCACAGCAATAGTCTGTTCTCTCATAAAACCTGACTATATGACATAGAGATTTTATAATTTTTCCATACACCACTAACCCAAATCTGGCCTTTCTTGACCCATTTAATTTTGTGCCTTGGTGggcaataaagagaaaaaaaccaccTGGCTTTTATAATTGCCTCACTGTTATCTGTGACCAACAGGGACTGAACAGAGTAATGCTTTATTCATCCAATGATTTTTGAAGGCTGGTAGCTTGGCTGACATTTTAAACTGGTGACAGGTGGAATAAGCAAAAGCTCTGGCTAAAGTGAGCCACCAACTTAATGATGGTTTTAAAACtatcaattttcttctttgaacATCTTACTTAAATGTTTGACTAGAGCTACCAGCTCAGGATTTCCACCAAGTGCTTCAATTTGTTTATAGGCTTCAGATTCAAGCTCCCTAAGTGTATTCCGAGTATATTCAAATGAACCTACATCCTCAAGATAATGTAcacaatattttttaatatctatATTTTCTGTCCTCTGGCGCAAGATATTCTGAACCTGAGTGCTTTCAGGTCTAGACCAAATAGCATGAATAGTAGGAAATGAAAACTTGCCCTCAGTCAGATCTTCACAAAAACTTTTGTTCTCACTATATTCTTTGGAGTGTAGATTAGCATAATCATCCCTAATTTGGAAAAAGAGACCAAGTGTATTGAGGAGTGGCTTTAAATCTTCTTTATAATTGGAGAACAACTGCATAAGACCTACTGCTAATCCAAACAGTCCACCTGTCTTCTGCAGCACCATAGCTTTATACTCTTCTTCAGTGGGACATGTGTAATTATCCCTCCAGTAAATATCTAAGCCTTGTCCCTGATGAAGTTCTAGGAGTTGGCGGGTAAAGAGCTTTACTGCATCTGGGTGATTGAGAGTTAAGACCTTCTCTAGACCAAGGAAATACACATAATTGGCAGAATTGATTACAGATGGAATTCCATATATGCTGTGAGCAACAGGAAAGCCACGCCGTAGTTTTGAGTTGTCTTCAATGTCATCAATAAGTAAGCTGGCATTATGTAACATCTCTGTAACTTCAATGATAAtctattaaaagaaaagaaagaatgaactaAATTTTGATATTTCAAAGAAGCACACGAGTTAACAACTATGTAATGTAACACTCCAATTTTGTATTTCCATATTGTACCAACCATCTCAGATTAAAAGTATAGAAAATTTCAACTATTGTGCAACAGGTTTAATAAGGAACACATCTAAGACTTCACAAGGCCTACTTGTAACTAGACAGAAGTTTCTTTAAaactagtatttctttttttttttttttttttgctttccggcagggcagttggggttaagtgacttgcccaaggtcacacagctagtacatgtgtcaagtgtctgaggccggatttgaactcaggtcctcctgactccagggccggtgctctactcactgcgccacctagctgccccctaaaacTAGTATTTCTAAATGATatccaatgacattttaaatCCATTTGACTTACTATATTTTCATTAAGTTCACAAGTATTTAAATGTATCAAAaaaaattgctaacatttatatagcaccatgTGCCTGGCAATGTGCTAATAAACATTTTACTATtattacttgatcctcacaacaatcctgggagatgaatactattactatccccactttacagatgaggaaactgagataaacagaagttaagtgacctgctcatggtcactcagctagtaaatctaaggctggattccaggcctggtgcatTACCCACAATCCACCTAGCAGCTTCTGGATCTTTACCAAGAACATGCCTTTCAGGCATGAAGCCCATCAGGGtatttacattaaattttaacTTCTgcattttgatcatttatttagCAACCTAAAGTCAAACTAGGGCAGAGACACCATGCCAGCTCACTGGAGGAACATTTTAAATTCTTCTAAGGTCCCTGATAGTCTCCTCTAACCATAATCtcctattccttcattttttctacTCCCCCTACTCCTACTAAAACTGCTCTTCACCCTCTTTGATCTCTGggttcccaactttttttttgctttccagtTTACTATCTGCTTTGAGGGCTACACTTACCTTCCTATCAATCTTGACCACCGTCAGGCACTTCAGTAAACTGCATTGATACCACCTAGAATCTCTTGCTCTCTTAAAGTTCCAACACTCATGCCTGCTAATTTGATTAATGTTTACCAAGAGATTTTTTTCTGTGCATCAGACTATTGGTGAATAAGGTCATGAAACTACACTACTTACATCCATTATACATTTGAGCTAAACCTCAGCTGAGACCTGTTTGGAATTGTATTGAACTCCTGCTTTCCTATCCCATTCTATTTTCCACCTTTTAAGCCTTTTCCACCCTCCTCAAATGCCCACCCTTGCTCTTGCCATCAGGAGATGACCACAACTTCTACTTTAGGATTACGTGGGCATAGGGTTAAGAGTTGGAAAGGCATAGGACAAttaggttgttgtgtttgtccctcatttttgaagaggccatcacatcagggagatgatgacatgactggcaactgactttgatttgagtgaggaagggctgtgcaaggtaatcaacctcactttctcctccagagccatctgggtccagtggccagatattcaccaggacaatcggagatggtccaggatgcattgggagaccctggtccttttaggtTAAAGTCTTTTCAGgctctcactttgagtgaggtaatgcctattcaatgaatggtcctctttaagaagtgagtcaagggatggcccctttaatcaaaaattaAAGGACCTGCTCAAGGTAATAAGTTACCTTGCCACAAAGCCAAGACTCAAACCCTCATCCTCTGACTCAAAAGATTATAACATGAACTCTCTGGATACTCCTCCCCTAAAAAGTTGTCTTATccttatccttttccattttcctcagaGGAAGAGTGGATTCTTCAGGTGTTCAGGGACACCTCTCCTCATGATCTTGTTCCTCCCTGTCTATTCTAAGGCCATATTCTATTATATGTCTCTCTTCCCTAGTTCCTTTTCTTCTGCATATAAACATGCTGAGGTTTTGCCTATtctaaaaaaccccaaaagtccTTTGACCCTtctatcctttcttctccctttcactgTTAAAACTTCTTGGAAGAGGAACCTACAGTTGTCATCTCTTCTTCACACCTCTTTAGCACCTCACAATTTGGATTCTACTCTTACCACACTACTAAGATTACTCTGAGGGGATCAATGACTTTCTAATTGGTTACTctgacattttcttctatgtttgcAGTATCCTGGCCTTTTCTGCACTATGACACTGCTGACTAGCTGCTTCTCCTTGaagctctcttcttcctctctcctctgtccttTTATGAACATTCTTTTCCTTCACTGGCTCCTCATCTCTTTCCACTAAGGCCAGCATTCCCCTCTCTTAATATTCTCATCGACCCACAGTTGCAGCTATTATCTCTATACAGATACAGTCTCCACTTCCAACTCTCTGCTGAACTCTGAGTTCTCATTTCTAAGTGCCTACATGACATCTCTATCTACAGGTGTCCTACTAGTACCTCAACCTCTA
It encodes the following:
- the GGPS1 gene encoding geranylgeranyl pyrophosphate synthase isoform X1, whose protein sequence is MEETQKTSERILLEPYRYLLQLPGKQVRTKLSQAFNHWLKVPEDKTQIIIEVTEMLHNASLLIDDIEDNSKLRRGFPVAHSIYGIPSVINSANYVYFLGLEKVLTLNHPDAVKLFTRQLLELHQGQGLDIYWRDNYTCPTEEEYKAMVLQKTGGLFGLAVGLMQLFSNYKEDLKPLLNTLGLFFQIRDDYANLHSKEYSENKSFCEDLTEGKFSFPTIHAIWSRPESTQVQNILRQRTENIDIKKYCVHYLEDVGSFEYTRNTLRELESEAYKQIEALGGNPELVALVKHLSKMFKEEN
- the GGPS1 gene encoding geranylgeranyl pyrophosphate synthase isoform X2 yields the protein MLHNASLLIDDIEDNSKLRRGFPVAHSIYGIPSVINSANYVYFLGLEKVLTLNHPDAVKLFTRQLLELHQGQGLDIYWRDNYTCPTEEEYKAMVLQKTGGLFGLAVGLMQLFSNYKEDLKPLLNTLGLFFQIRDDYANLHSKEYSENKSFCEDLTEGKFSFPTIHAIWSRPESTQVQNILRQRTENIDIKKYCVHYLEDVGSFEYTRNTLRELESEAYKQIEALGGNPELVALVKHLSKMFKEEN